In Phaeobacter piscinae, one genomic interval encodes:
- a CDS encoding glycine C-acetyltransferase: MSTDFLTDISKTLEEIKADGLYKRERMITSPQGGEIRVGDAEVINLCANNYLGLADHPDLIAAARGVMDDKGFGMASVRFICGTQDIHRELEQRLAKFLGKDDAILFAACFDANGGLFEPLLGPEDAIISDSLNHASIIDGIRLCKAKRYRYLNSDMNDLEAWLKQAREDGARHIMIATDGVFSMDGYLAKLPEIRALADKYDAIVMVDDCHATGFMGATGAGTPEHFGVDVDIVTGTLGKALGGAIGGYIAGPQPVIDLLRQRARPYLFSNSLPPSIVAAGLEAIRLVEEGNDLRAQLFENARYWRAGLEKLGFDLLPGEHPIIPVMLGEAQLAQDMASRLFDEGVYVSGFFFPVVPRGQARIRTQMNAALTRDDLDRALAAFDKVGKELGIVS, encoded by the coding sequence ATGTCTACTGATTTTCTGACCGACATCTCCAAGACCCTGGAAGAGATCAAAGCCGATGGTCTCTACAAGCGGGAACGAATGATCACCTCCCCTCAGGGGGGCGAGATCCGGGTTGGGGATGCTGAGGTCATCAACCTTTGTGCCAACAATTACCTTGGCTTGGCGGATCATCCCGATCTGATCGCGGCTGCTCGTGGCGTGATGGATGACAAGGGTTTTGGCATGGCCTCCGTTCGCTTTATCTGCGGCACCCAGGATATTCACCGGGAGTTGGAGCAGCGTCTGGCCAAATTCCTGGGCAAGGATGATGCGATCCTGTTTGCCGCCTGTTTCGACGCCAATGGCGGGTTGTTTGAGCCGCTGTTGGGGCCGGAGGATGCGATTATCTCCGACAGTTTGAACCATGCCTCGATCATCGACGGCATCCGCCTTTGCAAGGCGAAGCGCTATCGTTACCTGAACAGCGATATGAACGACCTTGAGGCCTGGCTGAAACAGGCCCGCGAGGACGGCGCGCGGCATATCATGATCGCCACCGACGGGGTGTTCTCGATGGATGGCTATCTGGCAAAACTGCCTGAGATCCGCGCGCTGGCTGACAAATACGATGCCATCGTGATGGTGGATGACTGCCATGCCACCGGCTTCATGGGCGCCACGGGGGCGGGCACGCCGGAGCATTTCGGGGTGGATGTGGATATTGTCACCGGAACATTGGGCAAAGCACTTGGGGGGGCCATTGGCGGCTATATCGCCGGGCCGCAGCCAGTGATCGACCTCCTGCGGCAGCGGGCGCGGCCCTATTTGTTCTCCAACTCGCTGCCGCCCTCGATTGTGGCCGCCGGGCTGGAGGCGATCCGGCTGGTCGAGGAAGGGAACGACCTGCGGGCGCAGCTGTTTGAGAATGCGCGCTACTGGCGTGCGGGGTTGGAAAAACTGGGCTTTGACCTTTTGCCCGGTGAGCATCCGATCATTCCAGTGATGCTGGGCGAGGCACAGTTGGCGCAGGATATGGCCTCCCGGCTGTTTGACGAGGGTGTCTATGTCTCCGGCTTCTTCTTCCCGGTGGTGCCACGTGGCCAGGCCCGCATCCGCACGCAGATGAATGCAGCGCTGACGCGGGACGATCTGGACCGCGCATTGGCCGCATTTGACAAGGTCGGCAAGGAGTTGGGGATCGTGTCATGA
- a CDS encoding helix-turn-helix domain-containing protein, with amino-acid sequence MTEHVDDILTLLPARLKEARRAQGLSLEAVANLSGVSRSMVSQIERGESSPTIATLWNLTRALQVDFAGLLDSNEAQDSIEILRDGDVPSIENMGEGCLIRILSPPEDAGGHEVYDIRLKDGGALNSQPHGRGTVEHVTVLEGAVALTSGSATDRLHAGDTARYAADVTHSIAALGGAARVFLIVKNA; translated from the coding sequence ATGACGGAACATGTAGACGATATCCTGACCTTGTTGCCTGCCCGCCTGAAAGAGGCGCGCCGGGCCCAGGGTCTCAGCCTTGAGGCGGTGGCGAATCTCTCTGGGGTGAGCCGCTCTATGGTGAGCCAGATTGAACGCGGTGAAAGCTCCCCGACGATTGCGACCCTATGGAATTTGACGCGCGCGCTTCAGGTTGATTTTGCCGGGCTGTTGGACAGCAATGAGGCGCAGGACAGTATCGAAATCCTGCGTGATGGCGATGTCCCGTCGATTGAAAATATGGGCGAGGGGTGCTTGATTCGCATTCTGTCCCCTCCGGAAGACGCTGGTGGACACGAGGTCTACGATATCCGGCTCAAGGATGGCGGTGCGCTAAACAGTCAGCCGCACGGGCGGGGGACGGTTGAGCATGTAACCGTGCTGGAAGGGGCCGTGGCGCTCACCTCCGGCAGTGCAACCGATCGGCTGCATGCAGGGGATACCGCACGATATGCCGCAGATGTGACCCATTCCATTGCAGCATTGGGCGGTGCGGCCCGCGTTTTCCTGATCGTGAAAAACGCATGA
- a CDS encoding acetyl-CoA C-acyltransferase family protein: protein MTDIVILDGARTAIGTFGGSLAGTTPIDLATVASKAAMERSGVAPEQIGNVVFGHVINTEPRDMYLSRVAAMQAGIPNGTPAMNVNRLCGSGAQAIVSGIQSLMLGDAEFALTGGAENMSRSPFIVPSARWGQKMGDARALDMMLGALNCPFGTGHMGVTAENVADEHDITRAQMDEFALASQTRAAAAIEAGYFASQITPVEVKVKRDMVPFEVDEHPKASTLETLGGLKAVFKKDGRVTAGNASGINDGAAAIVMATADAAQKAGLKPKARILGYAHAGVRPEVMGIGPVPAVQNLLKKTGLSASDFDVIESNEAFAAQALAVNKELGLDPAKVNPNGGAIALGHPVGATGAIITLKTLYELERIGGSKGLITMCIGGGQGIALAIERL, encoded by the coding sequence ATGACCGATATCGTGATCCTGGATGGCGCCCGCACCGCCATCGGCACCTTTGGCGGGTCGCTTGCCGGCACCACGCCGATTGATCTGGCAACCGTGGCCTCCAAGGCCGCAATGGAACGCTCCGGCGTCGCGCCCGAACAGATCGGCAATGTGGTCTTTGGCCATGTGATCAACACCGAGCCCCGCGACATGTACCTGAGCCGCGTGGCGGCGATGCAGGCCGGCATCCCCAACGGCACGCCAGCGATGAACGTCAACCGGCTTTGCGGATCTGGCGCGCAGGCGATTGTCTCCGGCATCCAGTCCCTCATGCTGGGCGATGCGGAATTTGCCCTTACCGGTGGTGCCGAAAATATGTCGCGTAGCCCCTTCATCGTGCCAAGCGCGCGCTGGGGTCAGAAAATGGGTGATGCGCGGGCCCTCGACATGATGCTGGGCGCGCTCAACTGCCCGTTCGGCACCGGCCACATGGGGGTGACGGCGGAAAACGTCGCGGATGAACATGACATTACCCGCGCCCAGATGGATGAATTTGCTCTCGCCAGCCAGACCCGTGCTGCCGCGGCGATTGAGGCCGGATATTTCGCCAGCCAGATCACTCCGGTTGAAGTGAAGGTAAAGCGGGACATGGTCCCGTTTGAGGTGGACGAACACCCCAAAGCCAGCACGCTGGAGACATTGGGCGGGCTGAAAGCTGTGTTCAAAAAGGACGGTCGTGTCACGGCCGGCAATGCCAGCGGTATCAACGACGGCGCAGCCGCCATCGTCATGGCCACCGCCGACGCAGCGCAAAAGGCGGGGCTGAAGCCCAAAGCGCGCATTTTGGGCTACGCGCATGCCGGTGTCCGCCCCGAGGTCATGGGCATTGGCCCGGTTCCCGCTGTGCAGAACTTGCTGAAGAAAACCGGATTGTCCGCCTCTGATTTCGATGTCATCGAATCAAACGAGGCCTTTGCGGCGCAGGCGCTTGCCGTAAACAAGGAGCTGGGGCTGGATCCTGCGAAGGTGAACCCGAACGGCGGTGCCATCGCGCTTGGCCATCCTGTCGGTGCGACCGGTGCAATCATCACGCTGAAGACACTTTATGAATTGGAGCGCATCGGTGGCTCCAAAGGGCTTATCACCATGTGCATCGGTGGCGGTCAGGGCATTGCCCTGGCAATCGAACGTCTCTGA
- a CDS encoding ABC transporter permease yields the protein MALTPVENQTPGFVALVAAAAGAFFGLFVGTAQGSGLLGVLIGAALVGGLGFALAGMRDQERPIRWVLIAAFAVAGFVMGGLPAAVMGLLFGAFVGWFIFWLSTSRYRVHLAPYLTPGQVLWHYTFRVICGAIFIFLITPILVVMPLSFNAQDFFTFTPEMIRFDPKGYSLKHYRDFFTNADWQQAMWNSIKIAPMATILSVGFGTLAAIGLSQPHVPFRRAIMAILISPMIVPLIISAAGMYFFYSRIGLQGTYFGVVLAHAALGIPFVIITVTATLVGFDRSLTRAAANMGAGPVTTFFRVQMPLILPGVISGGLFAFITSFDEVVVVLFVGSAGQKTLPWQMFIGLREQISPTILAVATILVVVSICLLTVVEMLRRRSERLRGMSPS from the coding sequence ATGGCTTTGACACCTGTTGAAAACCAAACTCCCGGTTTTGTCGCGCTTGTTGCGGCGGCTGCCGGGGCCTTCTTTGGCCTCTTCGTGGGGACCGCCCAAGGCTCCGGGCTTCTCGGGGTTCTGATTGGGGCAGCTCTTGTCGGCGGGCTTGGATTTGCCCTCGCCGGGATGCGCGATCAGGAGCGGCCGATCCGCTGGGTCTTGATCGCAGCCTTCGCTGTTGCGGGCTTCGTGATGGGCGGTCTGCCGGCCGCCGTGATGGGGCTCCTGTTCGGCGCTTTTGTCGGTTGGTTCATTTTCTGGCTCTCGACCTCGCGCTACCGCGTGCATCTGGCGCCATATCTCACTCCGGGGCAGGTGCTGTGGCACTATACGTTCCGGGTGATTTGTGGGGCGATCTTCATTTTCCTGATTACGCCGATTCTGGTGGTGATGCCGCTGTCGTTCAACGCGCAGGACTTCTTCACCTTTACGCCGGAAATGATCCGCTTCGATCCTAAAGGCTATTCGCTGAAACACTACCGCGATTTCTTCACCAACGCGGATTGGCAGCAGGCGATGTGGAACTCCATCAAGATCGCGCCGATGGCGACCATCCTGTCGGTGGGCTTCGGCACGCTTGCCGCGATTGGCCTCAGCCAACCGCATGTGCCGTTCCGTCGCGCCATCATGGCCATTCTGATCTCGCCCATGATCGTGCCGCTGATCATTTCGGCTGCGGGTATGTATTTCTTCTACAGCCGGATTGGCCTGCAGGGGACATATTTTGGTGTGGTTCTGGCCCATGCGGCATTGGGGATTCCCTTTGTGATCATCACCGTGACTGCAACGCTGGTTGGTTTTGATCGCTCGCTCACACGGGCTGCGGCGAATATGGGGGCTGGTCCTGTGACCACCTTCTTCCGCGTGCAGATGCCCCTGATCCTGCCCGGCGTGATTTCCGGCGGTCTGTTTGCCTTCATCACTTCGTTTGATGAGGTTGTTGTCGTGCTCTTTGTCGGCTCGGCCGGGCAGAAGACGTTGCCCTGGCAGATGTTTATCGGTCTGCGCGAACAGATTTCCCCCACCATTCTGGCGGTGGCGACCATTCTTGTTGTGGTCTCAATCTGTCTGCTCACAGTGGTTGAGATGCTGCGCCGTCGTTCCGAACGCTTGCGCGGGATGAGCCCGAGCTAA
- a CDS encoding ABC transporter permease has product MSDTTHTGPVLAADGTPLKRSLARALRMQKIRALMLIAPLLLFVLLTFILPIADMLFRSVENRIVSDTLPKAVVALQDWDANSGVTPDEAIFAALAADLQVAAQEKTHTRVGSRLNYENPGISSLFRKAGRKVKRWDLAEDGPFKEQFLKIDEDWADPEVWRTIQTYSGAYTNGYFLNAADFQKGAEGAELRPENERIYGTLFLRTLIMSLAITVSCIILGYPVAWILANLPSRTANLLMILVLLPFWTSLLVRTSAWKVMLQQQGVINDTLVWLGLVADDARLVMINNQFGTIVAMTHILLPFMILPMYSVMQTINPSYLRAAKSLGATNWTAFWRVYFPQSVPGIGAGSILVFILAIGYYITPELVGGTKGVFISNRIAFHISQSLNWGLAAALGSILLVVVLALYWAYDKIVGIDNVKLG; this is encoded by the coding sequence ATGAGCGATACCACCCACACCGGACCGGTCCTGGCCGCCGATGGCACGCCGCTAAAGCGTAGCCTGGCCCGAGCTCTCCGGATGCAGAAAATCCGCGCCCTGATGTTGATCGCGCCGCTTCTGCTGTTTGTTCTTCTGACTTTCATTCTCCCGATTGCCGACATGTTGTTCCGCTCGGTTGAGAATAGGATCGTCTCTGATACCTTGCCCAAGGCCGTGGTTGCGCTCCAGGACTGGGATGCAAATTCGGGCGTGACGCCGGATGAGGCTATATTCGCGGCGCTGGCTGCTGACCTTCAGGTGGCCGCGCAGGAAAAAACTCATACCCGTGTCGGTTCGCGTCTGAACTACGAAAACCCGGGTATCTCCTCGCTGTTCCGCAAGGCTGGGCGCAAGGTCAAGCGCTGGGATCTGGCTGAGGATGGCCCGTTCAAGGAGCAGTTCCTCAAAATCGACGAAGATTGGGCCGATCCCGAAGTCTGGCGCACCATTCAGACCTATTCCGGCGCCTATACCAACGGGTACTTCCTGAATGCTGCCGATTTCCAGAAAGGTGCCGAAGGCGCTGAACTGCGACCGGAAAACGAACGTATCTATGGCACGCTGTTCTTGCGCACCCTGATCATGTCGCTGGCGATCACTGTGAGCTGTATTATCCTGGGCTATCCGGTGGCCTGGATCCTGGCGAATTTGCCGTCGCGTACTGCAAACCTGCTGATGATCCTGGTACTCCTGCCGTTCTGGACATCGCTGCTGGTGCGGACCTCCGCCTGGAAAGTCATGTTGCAGCAACAAGGTGTTATCAACGATACGCTGGTCTGGTTGGGACTGGTTGCAGATGACGCACGTCTGGTGATGATCAACAACCAGTTCGGCACGATTGTGGCGATGACCCACATCCTGCTGCCGTTCATGATCCTGCCGATGTACTCTGTGATGCAAACGATCAACCCCTCCTATCTGCGCGCGGCCAAATCTCTGGGCGCGACCAATTGGACAGCCTTCTGGCGGGTCTATTTCCCGCAGTCGGTGCCGGGTATCGGTGCGGGGTCGATCCTCGTCTTCATTCTGGCGATCGGCTACTACATCACGCCGGAGCTGGTTGGCGGCACCAAGGGTGTCTTCATCTCCAACCGGATTGCCTTCCACATCTCGCAATCGCTCAACTGGGGTCTTGCTGCGGCACTTGGCAGTATTCTGCTGGTCGTCGTCCTCGCGCTCTACTGGGCCTATGACAAGATTGTCGGCATCGACAACGTGAAACTGGGATAA
- a CDS encoding extracellular solute-binding protein codes for MKLTKLTALAATTALCAPMAMAADMANEMTIVSWGGAYQESQLKAYVEPYQEMHPDLKVIWDESSAEATAKMRAMTEAGNVTWDLVDVVASDAMRMCDEGLAAELDHDEVLATAPDGTPASEDFGELIVSDCFVPQIVYSTTFGYRMDKVGDTPPSSICDIFDTAKYPGKRALQKRPIDNVEWALYCDGVAKDEIYDVLSTDEGVERALAKLDSIKDQVVWWTAGAETPQLLADGEVVMGSTFNGRLFSAIAEQNQPIDMLWDMQSFDLDGWIVPADLPEDRKARVMDFLKFATDTQRLADQAKFISYGPARASSAPLVGKHAVLGIDMAPHMPTDPANAGNVHVYDYEWWADNRDDLDAKFQAWLAK; via the coding sequence ATGAAACTCACCAAACTGACTGCCCTGGCGGCCACCACGGCGTTGTGTGCGCCGATGGCAATGGCTGCCGATATGGCCAACGAAATGACCATCGTGTCCTGGGGCGGCGCCTATCAGGAAAGCCAGCTGAAGGCATATGTCGAACCCTATCAGGAGATGCACCCTGATCTGAAAGTGATCTGGGACGAAAGCTCGGCTGAAGCGACCGCAAAAATGCGCGCGATGACCGAAGCGGGCAATGTGACCTGGGATCTGGTCGATGTGGTTGCCTCCGACGCCATGCGTATGTGCGACGAAGGTCTGGCCGCTGAGCTGGATCACGACGAAGTGCTGGCTACGGCGCCCGATGGCACCCCCGCAAGCGAAGACTTCGGCGAGCTGATCGTCAGCGACTGCTTCGTACCGCAGATCGTGTATTCGACCACCTTCGGCTACCGCATGGACAAAGTGGGTGACACCCCGCCGTCCTCCATCTGCGATATCTTTGACACTGCAAAATATCCGGGCAAGCGCGCCCTGCAGAAGCGTCCGATCGACAACGTTGAATGGGCTCTGTATTGCGATGGCGTTGCCAAGGACGAGATTTATGATGTGCTGAGCACCGATGAGGGTGTGGAGCGCGCGCTGGCTAAGCTGGACAGCATCAAGGATCAGGTTGTCTGGTGGACTGCTGGTGCAGAAACGCCCCAGCTGCTGGCCGACGGTGAAGTTGTGATGGGCTCGACCTTTAACGGTCGTCTGTTCTCCGCAATCGCCGAGCAGAACCAGCCAATCGACATGCTGTGGGACATGCAGTCCTTTGACCTCGACGGTTGGATCGTGCCTGCTGACCTGCCCGAAGATCGCAAGGCTCGCGTGATGGACTTCCTGAAGTTCGCCACCGACACCCAGCGTCTGGCCGATCAGGCGAAATTCATCTCCTATGGTCCGGCTCGTGCATCGTCGGCACCGCTGGTTGGGAAGCACGCCGTTCTGGGTATCGATATGGCGCCGCACATGCCGACCGATCCGGCAAATGCCGGCAACGTGCATGTCTATGACTACGAATGGTGGGCCGATAACCGCGATGATCTGGACGCAAAATTCCAGGCTTGGCTGGCCAAGTAA
- a CDS encoding ABC transporter ATP-binding protein, with product MADASNTSAFVEFERVQKSYDGENLVVKDLNLTMPKGEFLTMLGPSGSGKTTCLMMLAGFETATHGDIRLGGVSINNIPPHKRGIGMVFQNYALFPHMTIAENLSFPLEVRNMGKSEREQKVKRALDMVEMGAFGGRRPAQLSGGQQQRVALARALVFEPELVLMDEPLGALDKQLREKMQFEITHLAHQLGITTVYVTHDQTEALTMSDRVAVFNDGRIQQLAPPDQLYEEPSNSFVAQFIGENNTLEGTVKEVNNGIALVQLDDGELIDCKPINVSKPGERTRVSIRPERVEYNKDRMQEGAHTLKAEVLEFIYMGDIFRTRLRVAGNDEFIIKTRNAPDQERLKPGQQIEIGWLPEDCRALDA from the coding sequence TTGGCTGATGCGTCAAACACGAGCGCGTTCGTTGAATTCGAACGCGTGCAGAAGAGCTATGATGGCGAGAACCTCGTTGTCAAAGACCTGAACCTCACCATGCCGAAAGGCGAATTTTTGACAATGTTGGGCCCGTCCGGTTCGGGTAAGACGACCTGCCTGATGATGCTGGCAGGATTTGAGACTGCGACCCATGGTGATATCCGACTGGGCGGCGTCTCGATCAACAATATCCCACCCCACAAGCGCGGCATCGGGATGGTGTTTCAGAACTATGCGCTGTTCCCCCATATGACCATTGCCGAAAACCTCAGCTTTCCGCTGGAGGTTCGCAATATGGGCAAATCTGAGCGTGAGCAGAAGGTGAAGCGCGCGCTTGATATGGTGGAGATGGGCGCCTTCGGGGGCCGTCGGCCGGCCCAATTGTCCGGTGGTCAGCAACAGCGGGTCGCCCTGGCACGGGCACTGGTGTTTGAACCGGAACTGGTTCTGATGGACGAACCGCTGGGGGCGCTGGACAAGCAGCTGCGGGAAAAGATGCAGTTCGAAATCACCCATCTGGCACATCAGTTGGGCATCACCACGGTTTACGTGACGCACGACCAGACCGAAGCGCTTACCATGTCGGATCGCGTCGCTGTCTTCAACGACGGCCGTATCCAGCAGCTGGCGCCGCCGGATCAGCTGTATGAAGAACCGTCCAACAGTTTCGTTGCGCAGTTCATTGGCGAGAACAACACGCTGGAAGGCACTGTCAAAGAGGTCAACAACGGTATCGCGCTGGTGCAGCTGGACGATGGCGAGTTGATCGACTGCAAACCGATCAACGTGTCCAAGCCAGGTGAGCGGACCCGTGTTTCGATCCGTCCCGAACGCGTCGAATACAATAAGGACCGGATGCAGGAAGGCGCTCATACGCTGAAAGCGGAAGTGCTGGAATTCATCTACATGGGCGATATATTCCGCACCCGCCTGCGGGTTGCCGGCAATGATGAGTTTATCATCAAAACTCGTAACGCCCCCGATCAGGAAAGGCTAAAGCCCGGTCAGCAGATCGAAATCGGCTGGCTGCCTGAAGATTGCCGCGCGTTGGACGCCTAA
- a CDS encoding aspartate aminotransferase family protein has translation MTAITNHLPTAELQALDAAHHMHPFTANGELAEKGARIITRARGVTLTDSEGNEILDAMAGLWCVNIGYGRDELADVAARQMRELPYYNTFFQTTHAPAIALAAKIAELAPEGLNHVFFAGSGSEANDTNIRMVRHYWAMKGKPTKSVIISRKNGYHGSSVGSGSLGGMTAMHEQGGLPIPDIHHINQPNWWAEGGDMSAEDFGLARAQELEQAILELGEDRVAAFIAEPVQGAGGVIVPPATYWPEIQRICDKYEILLIADEVICGFGRTGNWFGSQTVGIRPDIMTIAKGLSSGYAPIGGSIVSDEIASVIGSGEFNHGYTYSGHPVAAAVALENLRILEEEDIVAHVRDVAAPYLKEKWEALADHPLVGEAKIVGMMGSIALTPNKETRAAFAAEGGTVGYICRERCFANNLVMRHVGDRMIISPPLVITPEEIDTLIARARQSLDECYAALQDQDMLHSA, from the coding sequence ATGACTGCGATTACAAATCACCTGCCCACAGCCGAGCTTCAGGCGCTGGACGCGGCCCATCACATGCATCCTTTCACCGCCAATGGCGAGCTGGCTGAAAAAGGTGCGCGGATCATCACCCGCGCCCGTGGCGTCACGCTGACGGACAGCGAAGGGAATGAGATCCTGGATGCCATGGCCGGCCTTTGGTGTGTGAATATCGGCTATGGCCGTGACGAGCTGGCCGATGTCGCGGCGCGCCAGATGCGTGAGCTGCCGTATTACAACACCTTCTTTCAGACCACCCATGCGCCAGCTATCGCGCTGGCAGCGAAGATCGCTGAACTGGCGCCGGAGGGGCTGAACCATGTGTTCTTTGCCGGGTCAGGATCTGAGGCAAATGACACCAACATCCGCATGGTGCGCCACTACTGGGCGATGAAGGGAAAACCGACAAAATCGGTGATTATCAGCCGCAAAAACGGCTACCATGGTTCCTCTGTTGGCAGTGGCAGCCTCGGCGGTATGACGGCGATGCATGAACAGGGCGGCCTGCCGATCCCGGATATCCACCATATCAATCAGCCGAACTGGTGGGCCGAAGGTGGCGATATGTCGGCTGAAGACTTCGGTCTCGCTCGGGCGCAAGAGCTGGAGCAGGCAATTCTTGAACTGGGCGAAGATCGCGTTGCGGCGTTTATTGCCGAACCGGTGCAGGGTGCCGGCGGTGTGATTGTCCCTCCGGCAACCTATTGGCCGGAAATCCAGCGCATCTGTGACAAATACGAGATCCTGCTGATTGCAGATGAGGTGATTTGCGGGTTCGGGCGGACCGGAAATTGGTTTGGTAGCCAGACTGTGGGCATTCGTCCCGACATCATGACAATCGCCAAGGGGCTGTCCTCCGGCTATGCGCCGATTGGCGGCTCGATTGTCAGCGATGAGATCGCGTCGGTGATCGGGTCCGGCGAATTCAATCACGGATACACCTATTCGGGTCACCCGGTGGCGGCGGCTGTTGCACTCGAAAACTTGCGTATCCTGGAAGAGGAAGACATCGTTGCCCATGTGCGCGATGTGGCCGCGCCTTATCTCAAGGAAAAATGGGAGGCGCTGGCAGACCATCCGCTGGTGGGGGAGGCCAAGATTGTCGGCATGATGGGCTCTATCGCGCTAACCCCGAACAAGGAGACACGTGCGGCGTTTGCTGCTGAGGGTGGCACTGTCGGGTATATTTGCCGTGAACGTTGTTTCGCCAACAATCTGGTGATGCGCCATGTCGGTGACCGGATGATCATCTCGCCGCCGCTGGTCATCACGCCGGAAGAGATCGACACCCTCATCGCGCGGGCGCGTCAGTCCCTCGATGAATGCTATGCGGCCTTGCAGGATCAGGACATGCTGCACAGCGCCTGA
- a CDS encoding GntR family transcriptional regulator, translating to MNLSQPDASSVSQPTAKLPAHETVYQTLRGQILFGDLAPGQAVTIQGLVESLGAGMTPVREAIRRLISDGALVFQGNRRVSVPMLRESDLSELIYARKTIECQLARLATERVSPADIAALEAIDTALDQAISAGDVAGYLVQNYQFHTRLYAHADAPILTDLADRLWLRFGPSLRVVCGRLGTQSFPDRHKDILEALHRKDADLAALAMERDVAQGMDQVRQGLTQAG from the coding sequence GTGAACCTGAGCCAACCAGACGCATCATCCGTCAGTCAGCCGACCGCGAAACTGCCGGCGCATGAAACCGTCTATCAGACCCTGCGCGGGCAGATTCTGTTCGGCGATCTGGCCCCGGGACAGGCGGTGACCATCCAAGGCCTGGTCGAGTCGCTGGGGGCCGGCATGACGCCTGTACGAGAGGCGATCAGGCGGTTGATTTCAGACGGGGCGCTGGTGTTTCAGGGCAATCGGCGCGTCTCTGTCCCGATGCTGCGGGAAAGCGACCTTAGTGAGCTGATTTATGCAAGGAAAACAATTGAGTGTCAGCTTGCGCGATTGGCGACAGAACGGGTATCCCCAGCGGATATCGCCGCCTTGGAGGCGATAGACACAGCCTTGGACCAGGCGATCTCTGCAGGGGATGTGGCGGGTTATCTGGTGCAGAATTACCAATTCCACACACGGCTCTATGCCCATGCCGACGCGCCAATCCTTACAGATCTTGCGGATCGCCTCTGGCTACGCTTCGGGCCGTCGCTCCGGGTGGTCTGCGGGCGGCTTGGCACCCAGAGCTTTCCTGATCGCCATAAAGACATTCTGGAAGCCCTACATCGCAAGGACGCAGATCTGGCCGCCCTGGCGATGGAGAGAGATGTAGCCCAGGGGATGGATCAGGTGCGACAGGGGCTAACACAGGCTGGCTGA
- a CDS encoding polyamine ABC transporter substrate-binding protein produces MTLKTMTLTAIVALSSAAAVAEEVRVYNWSDYIDEDLLEKFETETGIDLIYDVFDSNELLETKMLAGGSGYDVVVPTGSFLARQIQAGAFQKLDASKLSNAGNMWDVIEDRTARYDPDNLYSVNYMWGTTGIGANTAKVEEALGADAPIDSLDLVFNPENMEKLANCGVYFLDAPDEMIPAALKYIGEDPNSMDPDVVAKAEPVLMAIRPYVKKFHSSEYINALANGDICVAFGWSGDILQARDRADEADNGVEIVFNAPKEGALMWFDQMAIPVDAPNPEAAHKFLNFIMEAENMAAASNYVYYANGNKASQEFLEEDVIGDPAIYPSEETLKNLYIKEAYPPKVQRKATRMWTKIKSGT; encoded by the coding sequence ATGACACTCAAGACGATGACATTGACCGCCATCGTGGCGCTGAGCAGTGCGGCCGCCGTCGCCGAAGAAGTTCGCGTTTACAACTGGTCCGACTATATCGACGAAGACCTGCTGGAAAAATTCGAAACCGAAACCGGCATTGATCTTATTTACGACGTCTTTGACAGCAACGAACTGTTGGAAACCAAAATGCTGGCCGGCGGATCGGGCTATGACGTGGTTGTCCCAACCGGGTCTTTCCTGGCGCGACAGATCCAGGCCGGCGCGTTTCAGAAACTGGATGCGAGCAAACTGTCGAACGCAGGCAATATGTGGGATGTGATCGAGGATCGCACCGCCCGTTACGACCCCGACAACCTCTATTCAGTGAATTACATGTGGGGCACCACCGGTATCGGCGCCAACACAGCCAAGGTCGAGGAAGCGCTGGGGGCCGATGCACCGATCGACTCGCTTGACCTGGTGTTCAACCCGGAGAACATGGAAAAACTGGCCAATTGTGGCGTCTACTTCCTGGATGCGCCTGATGAGATGATCCCAGCGGCGCTGAAGTATATTGGCGAAGATCCCAACAGCATGGACCCCGATGTGGTGGCCAAGGCAGAGCCGGTGCTGATGGCGATCCGTCCTTATGTGAAGAAATTCCACAGCTCCGAATACATCAACGCCTTGGCAAACGGCGATATCTGCGTGGCCTTTGGCTGGTCTGGCGACATTCTACAGGCGCGTGACCGGGCGGATGAGGCAGACAACGGCGTCGAAATCGTCTTCAACGCCCCCAAGGAAGGCGCGTTGATGTGGTTCGACCAGATGGCAATCCCCGTGGATGCCCCAAACCCGGAGGCTGCGCATAAGTTCTTGAATTTCATCATGGAAGCCGAGAATATGGCGGCGGCGTCGAACTATGTCTATTACGCCAATGGCAACAAGGCGAGCCAGGAATTCCTTGAGGAAGATGTGATCGGCGATCCCGCGATCTACCCAAGCGAAGAGACCCTGAAAAACCTCTACATCAAAGAAGCCTATCCGCCCAAGGTACAGCGCAAGGCCACCCGCATGTGGACCAAGATCAAGTCCGGGACCTGA